The DNA sequence GcgaaaggaaggaagaagacgTCGTGCACGGGCATtacagtggcagcagcggtggctgcccATCCTCGTCTTCTGCGCCAGCACTGCCTTCTACATCGTCAGAGCTGTGTTTGCCGCCTATCCTTAATCAGATTGAACTGCACCCCCTGTGCATTCAGCGCGACGTCGACATGTACTGTCGCAGGCGTCATGGCATGCTGTTGCAGCAGTACTCCCCCCTTGGCAAGGGTGACGTACGCCTCTTGCAGCACCCGGGACTGCTTAAGGTGCACGCACAGTGCTTTCCGAGCCAAAGTGGTGGCAATCATGCGTCAGCACCAGTGCCAGGGGCATCGCCTGAGGCTGCCAAGTCCTACTCCGTCGTGGACATGATACTCATGTGGGGCCTAGCACAAGGCTACTGCGTGCTGGTTCGGAGCCACAGGCTGGACCACCTCCGCGCCAACTTAGATGCCGCTCGCGACTACTTCGCCTCTGTGAAAGCAGTCGCGAAGGAAATGGGCaacagtggcggcggcagcgctgatgaATCCATGGCTTCGGCTAGCACGGCACGCGCGCTACTGACGGCAGAGCAGCTCGATGTTATTCAGCATCTCCGTGTGCACATTGGCGTCGAGGACGATCAAGACATGCATCTGTGCTGGTACAGCTCTCAAATCGCTTGATGCGCTGCCCTCTCGGCGTTGCGGCACAGTGACGCTCACAAGAAGCTTTGAGCGAGATGAAGGGGGTAGTGTCGAGCTGGCATCCACCCCCTaccgttgccgctgcgtaTTCCTagtccttctccctccccttcataATCGCCCTCGGCGACGATGACTCTGCGGATCTCTCGATatcacccacacccacataaGCACATTCACATACACTCAGAAATGCTTACAACCATGTCTGACTGGCTTTCCGTTTGGCCTTGCGTGCATCCGGTCTCATCTTGCCTTTGGCGCCTTCATCAGCTGCTCCTTCCCTCTACCTCACAGTGCCACCTCACGCGGGGCTTCACAGGAGGCTCTTCCGTCTTTAACATTGCGGATCTGCAAGGGAACGTTACAGCCCCATTCCTTCTCCTGCCACTTCCCTCCAATAACCCTCgccggtctctctctctctctctctcttcgcttcctcctGCCTCACCTTCCCACCTTATTTGCTGCCCGTTCCACCTGCGTGCGACGCTCTGCAGTGATCGAGATCAACTGTGCagttccccctccccctccccgctccACCCGCTTTCTCCTCACCCGAGTGCAGTGCACACCCGCAGAGACCCATTACACTTTTACGCCTGCCACACGCCACAGGTTTGCGTTGCACGCTCTCTCGCGCTCCCGTGCGTTACTCGGCCCCTCACCCGTACCCCTGCCTTCGCGTCTTCCCCGGCTACTGCCCGCATGTCATCCAcaggcatcagcagcacaaATGGCGTCACCTCGACAGCGGTGTCAGACACAAGTGGGTCCTTTGCAGCGCCGCTCGATGGCGCGAGCAGCACGACAAACATGCTCACCACCGATGCCATCATCCGCGAGTGTATTAAGCAGGGCTTTTATCGCAACCCCATCTGTAACGAGAAGCTGTACTTACACAATCGTGGCTACGACAGCAttgcctccaccgccttcgAACCCTACACGGATGTGAAAGTGCTTTGGCTGGAGGGGAATGGGTTCTCAGTGCTGCCGTGCGGCAAGGGCTACACGCAGGTGCGTCCGCCGGTGCGCGTGGACCCGTTTGCCGCGGAACTGGAAGTGGCCGAGGCCGAGcgggccgcagcggcggcagtgctgtcCAAGTGTTCGGGGCAGCATGTAGACCCCAACACCGAGGCGATAAGCCATCCAGACTCACCCTCACAAAATGGCGTTGCTCAGAAAGAGCCTTCTCTTCCGTTGGCAACCGATGTGCCGCCGAACGACCGTGACGTCTTCAGCTCCCTCTACCCAACTGTTCGCCAGCTGTACCTACACAACAACCTCTTTCGATTCATGCCGGACCTCTCTCGGTTTGAAAGACTAGACGCTGTGAACCTGTCGGGCAACTTCTTCACCACGGTAGAGCCGCACTGTGTCTACTACGACGCCGCGGTGCGCGGGCGCCATGCCAGCGAAGTGGTAGACGGCGTGGCACCGACGTCGACAATCGTCTCCGGCGCACGTCACTCGCCGTCCCAAAGTGTGCAGTGCGAGCAGGAACAGTCGTgtcagcagctgccacaTGGCCCTCACAGCACAAACGAGACTGCACCCTCCGCGGAACTGGCCGTGGTCACCTCGTCAGACGAcgcgaagcggcagcgggccGGGCAgatggcgcgctgccgtcacgTTGCAGACGTCTTCTCAGTCTTCTGTAAACACAGTCCACTGCccgagagcgaggaggcgaaggaagTAAGGGGTGAGGGGCACCAGGGCAGAGTCTCATCGCCGCTTCTCAAGCAGCCGCTACCGCTGGCACCCGAGTACCGAAACCCGTGCAGCTCGCTGCGTAGTCTCAACCTCGCTGGCAACCGCATCGAGAGCTTCGAGGAGTGCCTCGGGTTGCTCTGCTACCActcgctggcggtgctggaccTCAGCCACAACCACATCGCAGACGGtgaagcactgctgctgatcCTCGAGCGGCTGCCCCGCCTGCAGTCGCTCAAGCTCTCCGGCAACCCCCTCGTCCGGTCGCTCCCGCGCTACCGCAAGCGCGTCCTTTCTCGGTGCAAGAGGCTGCTTCACTTGGATGACCGCCCAGTGTTCGCCGAGGAGCGCCGACTCGTCACGGCGTGGGCCAtcggcggcgaggacggagaagagaaggagcgggcCGCGATTCAGCAGGAGAAATCTGCggcggagaagaagcgacTGGCAGACTTCCGTCGCCTCATCTCACGCCATCAACGCACCGACCCTACCAAGGGGCCGCACGCGGACTATATACACGCCATCACtacggtggcggcgttgtcggcagcggctgacACGGCGGGCAGCCATGGCCAGAACAGCGCCACTCGAAGCTCCAGAGCACCTCGGCACCGGGACGGCCGTCCGTCAACCTCCGACCCCGACTCCTCTTCGACCAGCTCTGAAAGTGAAGGTGACTCTGATGACGACAACCACGTTggcagaggcgcaggtgaGCAGTCAGCTGTGGCGAGGACGACAGTAATAGCGTATGATAGCAATACTGCTGCACAGGCCGGGATGATAGTAACCCAGCAAGAGAACAACCCGCCCAGAGAGACTCCATATTCATCGtcgtcacagcagcagcgtgggtTGAACTCGAATCAGCGTGTCAAGGCGGCAGTGTCTATCGCCGCAGTTGGAGGCGCAactggcagcggcgaggacgacggcgagAGCGGCGACATTTTTGTCCCCAACGCGGTATGAGGAAAACGAGGAAACGGACGAagcgggggggagggggggagccaTGGAATCATATCACCTCCGCCGACTAGGTGTGTCACGATGTTGTCTTTGGTGGAGACGTCGCTGGCGGCGACTGTGGCACTAGCGGCCGCCGCGAACTGTACGACTCACGGAGACACGCCCCGGCACAACCGGCGTCGCATTTCCTCTTGGGATTTTTTTTTgggctgttgttgttgttgttgttcccTGGATGAGTTAGAGCATGCTGTGATTTGGCAATCACCGCAGCCaccagccccctcccctccgtcGACGATGACGCAGCCCCCACACGGTCGGTTCTTTACTTTGTCATTCCGTTCTCCTCTGTCTGTGCTGGGCAATGCAGCTCGAGGCACCGCAATCAGGGTCAGCGGCCATGGTCAGCTCTGGCCGCCATTCCCTGCCCCCACTCACTCTCCCTCATCCACAGCCAAGTCTCAGACTCGAGGCAGATGTACAAGGAATAGACTGAGTCCTAATCCGCGAGGAAGCAGCACACCTACGgacgtgcacgcacacgcatgagCACCATGGTGCAgcataccccccccccttcctgtCTTGTTTCACATGTACATTAGatagagagaagcgagaggaggagggggaggggcgaaggGACTCAGTGGGGCTCCTCTGTGCCCTTCCACGCCTGTGTATTGCCCAATGCTCAACGGATACGTACCCAGCAGAAACGGTGTAAAGGTCGCCCCTCATGA is a window from the Leishmania panamensis strain MHOM/PA/94/PSC-1 chromosome 26 sequence genome containing:
- a CDS encoding hypothetical protein (TriTrypDB/GeneDB-style sysID: LpmP.26.1200); protein product: MSSTGISSTNGVTSTAVSDTSGSFAAPLDGASSTTNMLTTDAIIRECIKQGFYRNPICNEKLYLHNRGYDSIASTAFEPYTDVKVLWLEGNGFSVLPCGKGYTQVRPPVRVDPFAAELEVAEAERAAAAAVLSKCSGQHVDPNTEAISHPDSPSQNGVAQKEPSLPLATDVPPNDRDVFSSLYPTVRQLYLHNNLFRFMPDLSRFERLDAVNLSGNFFTTVEPHCVYYDAAVRGRHASEVVDGVAPTSTIVSGARHSPSQSVQCEQEQSCQQLPHGPHSTNETAPSAELAVVTSSDDAKRQRAGQMARCRHVADVFSVFCKHSPLPESEEAKEVRGEGHQGRVSSPLLKQPLPLAPEYRNPCSSLRSLNLAGNRIESFEECLGLLCYHSLAVLDLSHNHIADGEALLLILERLPRLQSLKLSGNPLVRSLPRYRKRVLSRCKRLLHLDDRPVFAEERRLVTAWAIGGEDGEEKERAAIQQEKSAAEKKRLADFRRLISRHQRTDPTKGPHADYIHAITTVAALSAAADTAGSHGQNSATRSSRAPRHRDGRPSTSDPDSSSTSSESEGDSDDDNHVGRGAGEQSAVARTTVIAYDSNTAAQAGMIVTQQENNPPRETPYSSSSQQQRGLNSNQRVKAAVSIAAVGGATGSGEDDGESGDIFVPNAV
- a CDS encoding aldo/keto reductase, putative (TriTrypDB/GeneDB-style sysID: LpmP.26.1190), with amino-acid sequence MQCTVGATPAAAAAASGLPSLSFGVPPIGIGTYELRGDACVNAVRASLQIGYRLIDTAAAYRNEELVGEGIASSGVPRADLFVVVKIAMKSMGADEAVRQGVLDSIRKLRIGYIDCVLMHWPGCGGLKPQDAAGNQAARARCWRIMHELQKQGKVRYCGVSNFLPRHFKELNCFNDSDDGQHTESEALAAAAQLRVLSTSERKEEDVVHGHYSGSSGGCPSSSSAPALPSTSSELCLPPILNQIELHPLCIQRDVDMYCRRRHGMLLQQYSPLGKGDVRLLQHPGLLKVHAQCFPSQSGGNHASAPVPGASPEAAKSYSVVDMILMWGLAQGYCVLVRSHRLDHLRANLDAARDYFASVKAVAKEMGNSGGGSADESMASASTARALLTAEQLDVIQHLRVHIGVEDDQDMHLCWYSSQIA